Proteins encoded in a region of the Rutidosis leptorrhynchoides isolate AG116_Rl617_1_P2 chromosome 9, CSIRO_AGI_Rlap_v1, whole genome shotgun sequence genome:
- the LOC139867590 gene encoding transcription factor bHLH93-like: MHQPNSQHGLLEDLLVPTTTEEESWSTFSNYQQLNTNKFPNDTQNDMLLFPCSSSLLLQPSFESPYTDESIYSCAPYFDTMLPIEGSVSSSYDQQMFPLMAELEEEEVNDVVYQNEIPVLFSMGLNVDKKSKSCKRVEGQPSKNLMAERRRRKRLNDRLSMLRSIVPKISKMDRTSILVDTIDYMKELMEKIQDMKEQDIESHDVDKLKLMGSFNMNEESQIRNSPKFQVERRNTDTRVGICCSPKPSLLLSTVNTFEALGLDIQQCVISCFNDFSLQASCSQGQEHRSTISCEDIKQILFRNAGYGGRCL, translated from the exons ATGCACCAACCAAACAGTCAACATGGTCTTCTTGAAGATCTCTTGGTTCCAACCACAACAGAAGAAGAATCATGGTCCACATTTTCTAATTATCAACAACTTAACACAAATAAATTCCCTAATGATACACAAAATGACATGTTACTATTTCCATgttcatcatcattattgttaCAACCCTCTTTCGAGTCCCCTTACACAGATGAATCAATCTATTCGTGTGCACCTTATTTCGATACAATGTTACCGATTGAGGGCTCGGTTTCTTCATCATATGATCAACAAATGTTTCCACTAATGGCGGAGCTAGAGGAAGAAGAGGTTAACGATGTCGTTTATCAAAATGAAATCCCAGTTCTTTTCTCTATGGGATTAAATGTGGACAAGAAGAGTAAGTCTTGTAAGAGAGTTGAAGGACAACCCTCCAAGAACTTGATGGCCGAAAGAAGACGTCGAAAACGGTTAAATGATCGACTTTCTATGCTTAGATCAATTGTTCCTAAAATAAGCAAG ATGGATAGAACATCAATACTTGTGGACACAATAGATTACATGAAGGAACTTATGGAAAAGATTCAAGATATGAAGGAACAAGATATTGAATCTCATGATGTGGATAAGTTGAAATTGATGGGAAGTTTTAACATGAATGAAGAATCACAAATAAGGAATTCACCAaag TTTCAAGTGGAGAGAAGAAACACGGATACTCGAGTAGGGATTTGTTGTTCACCGAAGCCCAGCTTGTTGCTATCGACTGTGAACACATTTGAAGCACTAGGTCTAGACATTCAACAATGTGTTATTAGTTGTTTCAATGATTTTTCCCTTCAAGCTTCATGTTCTCAG GGACAGGAACATCGATCAACGATAAGTTGTGAAGACATCAAGCAAATACTATTCAGAAATGCAGGCTATGGAGGCAGATGTTTGTAA